The Camelina sativa cultivar DH55 chromosome 14, Cs, whole genome shotgun sequence genome includes a window with the following:
- the LOC104739665 gene encoding uncharacterized protein LOC104739665 produces NGFIIYARSSLLFTALFSSRLLQVNSSSSSSSSFRCALPIISSPAAVSCSIKSTQLFKQRCRTKVRDFSLSSLSRRGFVCRAAEYKFPEPIPEFAEAETEKFRDHMLKKLSTRDLFEDSVDEIVGVCTEIFETFLRSEYGGPGTLLVIPFIDMADTLNERELPGGPQAARAAIKWAQNHVDKDWKEWTGTD; encoded by the exons AATGGCTTCATCATCTATGCACgaagctctcttctcttcacggctctcttctcttcacggcttcttcaagtcaattcatcttcttcttcttcttcgtccttcCGTTGCGCTCTTCCAATTATCTCTTCACCAGCTGCAGTATCGTGCTCAATCAAATCGACCCAGTTGTTTAAACAGCGATGTAGAACCAAAGTGAGggacttttctctttcttcactTTCCCGGAGAGGGTTCGTTTGCAGAGCTGCCGAGTACAAGTTTCCGGAGCCCATACCTGAATTTGCCGAAGCT GAGACTGAGAAATTTAGGGACCATATGTTAAAGAAACTATCTACAAGGGACCTTTTTGAAGACTCTGTTGATGAAATTGTCGGAGTCTGCACTGAG ATCTTCGAGACGTTCTTGCGCAGTGAGTATGGAGGACCTGGTACACTCTTGGTCATACCTTTCATTGACATGGCGGATACTCTCAATGAAAGGGAATTGCCTGGAGGTCCACAAGCTGCACGAGCAGCTATTAAATGGGCTCAGAATCATGTAGACAAGGACTGGAAGGAGTGGACCGGTACTGATTAG
- the LOC104739667 gene encoding uncharacterized protein LOC104739667, translated as MGNCQAVNAAVLVLQHPGGKIDRYYGSVSVTEVMSMYPGHYVSLIVPLTEEEEKNIPGAVKRDDKKQRKAVRFTRVQLLRPTENLVLGHAYRLITSQEVMKVLREKKSAKSKKHQIETTTTVKKLSEKKVREKKQGKQFRVLTNSTSLLKSKTWRPSLQSISEATN; from the exons ATGGGGAATTGTCAGGCGGTGAACGCGGCGGTTCTGGTGTTACAGCATCCCGGCGGGAAAATTGATCGTTACTATGGCTCTGTATCCGTCACCGAGGTCATGAGTATGTACCCTGGCCACTACGTCTCTCTCATCGTTCCTTtgacagaggaggaagagaagaataTTCCGGGAGCGGTGAAGCGAGACGATAAGAAACAAAGGAAGGCTGTGAGGTTCACACGTGTTCAGCTTCTCCGCCCGACTGAGAATCTCGTCCTCGGCCACGCTTATAGGCTTATTACTTCacaag AAGTGATGAAGGTTTTACGGGAAAAGAAATCAGCCAAGTCGAAGAAGCATCAGATTGAGACAACGACGACAGTGAAGAAGTTGTCCGAGAAGAAAGTTCGG gAAAAGAAACAAGGGAAGCAATTTCGTGTGTTAACGAACTCAACTTCCCTCTTAAAGTCCAAAACATGGAGGCCGTCTCTTCAGAGCATCTCCGAAGCTACAAACtga